GGAATTTTCACATGCCAAGCGTCTACTGCCTGCAAGAAAAATAACATTTGCCACTGAATCAATTGAACCAATATTATGTGTGGTTACTTTTATTGGCAAACCGAGCAAATGATTGTATACCGCGAAACCGGCATCGACAAACCCTCCTGTACTACCCATTAGCAAATACATCTGCTTCGTTCCGCTATTAACAATCTCGTTACTTAGTTTTATCAATGGGTTTATAGTATCCCAATTTATTGGATGGACAAATGATACATAAACAATTTCTGGATTCATTGTTTTCCCTCCAAATTTGAATGGTATTCTTTAACTATCGAAGCTCTTACCGCTTTTTCCGGCGAATCCACGGGTGGTATATGAAGCACAGCATAATAGCGTCTCTTTGTGCTTCCTTCTATTGGTGACGACCAGGCATAGGCTTTTGTGGCTTGTGGATGACCTTCTAGTTTAAAGACGAAAACTATCCCTTCCCAAACAGTCTTTCCTTGGAACACTTCCACAACTTCTATTTCTTCAATAAAGTGAGCCCTACATTTGTGTAATTGTTCAATGGCCTTTTTCAGTTCTTCTAACCTGTCTTTCATGCTTTGATTGACCATATTCTAGGAGCTACGCTTGCTAGCTGTATTTGTCTCTCGTTTATTTGCGTTGACCCCCAATCAAGACCTGTTATTTTACTTATCTCTTGTGTTGTAAGTATTGTCTGATCCTTAAATACCTTCTTCTTTTCTGGAAAAGAACCGTTGCCTATTTCAACATTTACTGCGGGGTTCAATAAAACCATATTGCCAAGGCGTCTTTGGTATGCAGATGCGATCTCTGGTGATATCTTCCATTCTGCTGTTAATTTTAAAGGCATGATGTGCTCAAGGGTATATCTTATCGTATCATCAACCCCTCCATATTCAGGATTTGGTTCTTTTCTCTTATATGCTTCTATTGCACGCAAGTAATACCGTGCTAACGCTATTTTGGTGACGTTGTTAACCTTAAAAGCATCCTCGAAGGCTTGATCTGTTGGCACATTAACCGTCATTTTGGGAATAATTTGATCTGTTTTTGTTATTATTCCGTCTGATATTTCTTTTGCTAACGTTCCATAATTTTTTTCTAGTCCCCCAGAACCAGATATCCCGTAGATTAAAAATCTAACGGATATAGATAGGAGTAATTTAAACGCCTTCTTAGCCTCGTCTTCACAAAAATTGAATGCTATGGCGAGCATTAACGGACGAATTTGTTCTATCTTCAAAACCTGAGTAATAATGTGTATGTGATATCTTGTCGTCTGTCCATACTTTGTCCAGATTGGATGTTCAAGGGGTGTTAATAGTGCCACATAATAATTAGCGGAACTTTCAAAGTAAGACACAATATCGATTGCTTGTTGCATGTTGCCGATTGTGTCTTGAATGCTTTTAGCTAAGTCTCGTTCTACCGTTGGGCCGTTTTTGGCAATCCAAGAATGCCTAATGTGATTTAGCGTCAATTCATCATCTCCAATATTTTGAATGACATTAATCATTGCGTCCCATTTACTTTGAATTTCATCAAGTCTTTTAGCGGCTGTTCCGAACAGAAAATTTTTAAGAATATCAACTTGGGAAGCCTTTAATCCTCTGTCATTCAATGTTTCAAACATCTTATATGCATTAATAGAATTTGGAGCCTTGATCACAATTACTATTGCACGGGATGTAACAAATTCTACCCATTTATATAACGCCTTTGATTTTTCGCTTTCTCCGAATGGAGCCACGATTTTTTGTACATAGTCTTGAACAACCTGTTTAGCCTCCATGATTCTGTCATGTGAACTATAAATACATTCTACCTTTGTATCCTCTAGTGGATGAAGTACATTTCTTTTAAATAGTTCGTTGTCTCGATAATTCATTTTCAGCTTTGGAATATAATCACCTTCATGCTCATCATATTCGAGAAGATATTTGCTTGTATATTTGTTTGCCGCCTGTTTTTCTCCGTTGCTGCGATTAGATAGATAATCCCTAATGGCTGCAATGAGTATGGAAATTGTAGCTAACCGCTGCTGTCCATCTGATACTTCTAAGCGATCACCTGAACCGTGAGTTAATACTATAGTGCCAAGAAAATATATAGACTCATCGGGAGCGGCCATTGCTCCGGCCAAATCCTGTAACAGAGTTTCTACGTGCTTCCTCTCCCATGCATACGACCGTTGGTTCACTGGTACAGCAAGATTATTTTGATTCAAGACTTGCCCAATACCCAAAGTACTAAACTTTATATCTAAATCAGAGCTACTCATTTAAGTCCCCCTCCTTTAAAAAAGCTGCTTGCTTTCCAACTTCTTCCAATTCTCTTATTGCGGCCCTTCTAAGACATGCTCTAATCCACGATGATAAAGAAATACCTACCACTTTGGCGGCTTCATTAAAAGCTATTTTTTCATTGGGCGATACCCTTATTTGAATTGGTTGTGTTTTCATATTCAGTCTCCTTATTGTATTATTGTAATGCAAACTGCATTTAAATGTCAACTTTTTTCTTATTATGTAATGTAAACTGCATTACAATATAGAATATGGGGGGCAAATATGAACCGTTTATCTTTGGACAGGCAGTCACAAATCATAAGTTCTTTGGTTGAGGGTAATTCTATTCGTTCAACAGAGTGCATGTTTGAAACTCATCGTGATACTATTATGCGTTTAATGGCTTCAGTCGGAGAACAATGTGCGAGCCTCATGGATGAAATCTGTCCTGTCAGCGCATTCAGGTTGATGAGATATGGGCCTTTGTTCAGAAGAAGCAAAGACATATGACTATATCGGATAATCCTCACGGGGCAGGAGATTAATGGACGTTTGTTGCGCTCGATCCTGATACAAAGTTAATTCCTGCTTATCTTGTAGGAAAGCGCGATTTAAGAACGGCTATTGCTTTCATAACCGATCTGTCAGAACGGCTCAGAAATAGAGTGCAAATATCCTCTGATGCTCTCAATGCTTATGTCGAAGCCACAGAAAAAGCTTTTGGTATGAACGTTGATTATGGGCAAGTGGTCAAATATTACGAGGCAGAGCCCGTTGGCCCAGGAAGATATAGTCCTCCGCATGTCATTAGCGCGGAACGTAACGCCATTACTGGTAACCCCGAAATCTGCTACATCTCAACATCTCATGTTGAAAGGCAGAACCTTACCATGCGTATGCAAATGAGGCGTTTTACCCGCTTAACAAACGCCTTCAGTAAGAAGCTCGAAAACTTGAAAGCCGCCGTTGCCTTACATTTTGCACATTACAATTTTGTGCGGGTTCATGGATCGCTTAGGGTTACGCCTGCTATGGCAGCGGGAATAACAGATCATGTGTTGGATATTGAAGAAATTCTTTCTTAAAATAATGAATCTTGATCTGGATAATTGAACGGAATCACATGTATAATTTTTGAGATATTATAATGCGTTGACACCACGTCTAAATCATACCCATATTTTGCGATAATTTGGACCTTTGCTCTTATGGAATCACCTGGACGTACATCAATTTTTCGATTCTGAAAGTCAGTTAACCATTCCATGTCTAAAACCTTCATGGGAATAGTTTTGTTTTCATACTTAAATTCCCACCTTGAATCTCCTAAATAGTCAGGCTTTTTAACCCGTAATATCATTTCCATGCTCGATTCTATTGTTTCTTTGGTTATCAAATCTTCAATAGCTTCGGGGATAATCTTAAAACTAATGTTAAACGGAGTACTTTCTTCGCTTGTTAAATATCTTACCTTATCGTCTTCCGTTAAGGTTGCTGTTGCGGAAGTCATTCGCTCCAGATTAACCAAAATTCGTTCCTCTGATAGAGGAGAATAGGCGGGGATATTTCTAACATCGGTTTCTTCAGCTAAAGCCAGCAAACCCTTACTAAGTTCTTGGATTTCCTTACGAATTGTTATTTGCGTTTTGCCGTCTAAAAATTTAATTGCATAATATTTAGCCTTTACGAGATAGACCCCAACCGCAGGTTTCCAGTTCAATGTCTTTAGGGCATCGTCGTTAACCAAAGTTAAAACCGTTCGGAGCCAAGTCCTTACTGATCCAGCCTCAACGTCTTCAAGTAATACAATGGGTTCTATTTTTGAATCAATTGATTGGAGTAAGTCCACATCAAAATCGTGGAAGGCATCTATAAGGTCAGATAGTGCACGGAAAACCCTGCTCGGAGCTTCCGATTCTTTTTTGAAATCTATCTCTATACAGAAATCGACTTCTGTTACATTGTCCATAGTTGAAAATACTATATCACTTTTTTCCAAATTAGGACACTACCAAAAACTACTTTCCTTTTTCAAACTTGATAGTATTTTCTTCGACAGCCGGATAGATTAAGTCGATCTCTTTCTGGATTGCTATTGTTTTCTGGAGGGATGTGACAATCTTGGAGTAATGTTTAGTATCGTCGAGCGATAGGGTTCTTCCTTTCCGGTCTTTCAGCCATTTTTCGCAGACCTGGTAGCCGCCGACCTGGTACTGCCAGACCTCATCGGGAACACCTTCAAAATACTGGGACGGATTGATAGAGACCCTGCCCTCTTTCGTGTCATAGCCGATCTTTTCGACCTTGTCGTTCCCCTTGCCCTGGAATTTGGCTATAGGCGAGTCAAGCTCCGGCGTTTTAAGGAGGTGAAGGTCAACAAGTTCCTTCCCGTGCCCCGCCATCTTTGTAAACAGCCCGAGATCTTTCGTAAAGGGAATCCTCGGAAAATCTATCTTTAGAAATTCAGCGTATTTCGTGCGGTAGATGTTGGAGTAAAGGACCGCATAGATGTAAAAGAAGATTGTTTCAGGATCAGGTGTCTTCTTAAAATGTGTCGTCAATGCCTCAACGAATCCGGGAGCAAAATTAGGCTTCCGCACTTCATACCCAGCCTCCGGTTCAAAAAGCATCATGGTGCTGCTGAAAGCTCGTTTTTTTGGGTTACTTGTTGTTTTTTCGGAATCAGGATAAAGATATAGTGGAAAAAGGTAGGATCTTTCCTTGGTTTCCAAAGAAACAGTGCAATCATTTATAATCACGTTAGAACAAAGTATATGTTTGAAACTGCCGATGACTTGCCGATTAGTTATTAATCCAATATTTTCCTGAAACATGTGTTGCATTATCTTTTTTCTCGGTCTTGAGTGAAAACCTCTCGCTTTACCAGTATAGTAAGTATGCCTAATATCAAAAGGCCTGTAAAGAATAGGGACAATCTTATTCTGATCTAATCCGCTCTCAATTAAATCTTTTTGTGCTAATTCAACCGTCCATTCAGTACTATCTTGGCCAAGTTTATACGCTGAACGTGCCAGCTCTCTGTCAAGTTTTGAAAAATTCAAAATTGTAGTCCATGCTTCATTCCTGTCCAACTTAATTGATAAATTATCTCTAGCAGTAAACATCCCCGTACTATATTCAACAAACACTTCCGTTATTTTTAACCATTGGTTATAATCCGTTAAAAAGTTAACATTTCTTTTATAAAACAAATAAAACTCTGATTTTGGTGTCAATTGATCCCATTCAATAGTCCTAATGTCATTCAAGAGGAGCCAATTATATTTATTTTCCCAAGTACCCCAAATCTCTGCGTGATACACTTTGTGTTCTTTTTTTCCACTTTTCTTTTTTATACACAGCATGATCGCAACACCCTGCTTGATGTCAAAAACATTTTCATCTTTAGAACCATCAGGGCATTTCTCCTTTTTTAAACTGTTACCGTGAAGGTCAAGAACATAAATTTCATCAAAACTATTCATCAAAGACTGGCGCATCCCTCTGAATGTAGGATTATCGAGATAGCCGTGATTTGTGATAAACCCTAAAAGCCCCTCACCAGCCTGGTCTATCTTCCACTGGGCAAAACGGATAAATTTTACATAATCATCCTGTAAACCCTTGGGATTCTTTTCATTAAGACTTTTTCCATCAACCTTGTAATAAAATTTTATTTCCTGTGCGATCCATTTTCCTATATTTGAGGAATCATAGGAATACGGCGGATTACCCATAATTACCAGGATTGGCTGTTCCTTTTTTACTTTCCCTGCGAGGTGGGATTCTTCGGAGAGTGAGGCAGTGCCGGGCAACTGGCTTTCAGGCAGGTCCTCCATCTCGAGGGTATTGGTGAGATAGAGTTTGACTCTATCATCGTCTTGTAGTTTGCAGCCGAGTTCTTCAAGAAGAAAGGACATCTTCAGGTGTCCAATAGCATATGGCGCCATCATAAGTTCAAAGGCATAGAAATTTTTAAGGATGTGTTCTTTGATAAAACCTTCTTTCTTGCCGCTGCCGTATTTTGCGGTAAATTCCTCTACGGCCAGCTTACTCGCCTCGGCAAGAAAGGTGAGCGTCCCCGCGGCAGGGTCCAGAACAGTGACCTTGTCGCTTGCAAAACCGTCGGGCTTATTGAAATGCTCTTTCAGGATATGGTGGAGCGAACGGACAATGTAAGAGACCACCGGCTCAGGCGTATAGTAAACCCCTCTCTTCTCCCGTGTGGCAGGGTCATATTCGGCAAGGAAGGTCTCATAGAAATGGACGATCGGGTCTTTGCCCTTGCCCTCATGAAAATATTTATGGAGGATGGCGTTGACGTTTGTTACGGCAAGGACTTCGGCAATATCATCGATGATCCATTCCATCTCCTTCGGCAGATCGCCGATGGAGACAAAGTGAAAGATATCCCTCAAAATGCCGATTGTATGGGGTATATAATCATAGGCAAGTTTCCTGTTGAAGCTGTTGTCGGAACGGCTCCGGGCAGCAAATAGCCCATATGTGATCGTCTGCGAGTAGAGGTCGGCAAAATCCTTCGTTGACAGGTCTTTTATCAGGTACTGCTTGAATGCCTCGTAGAAACCGAGTATGTAGCCGCTCTTCTTACGTTCTTCTTCGACGAGTTGTTCGGCAATCACCTCGTCTCTCAGGAACCTCGTCCTTTTCGCCAGCTCTATCGCCAGACTCTTTGCATCGTGCACCTCAGGAAGTGAAAAAGCAAAGAACCTTTCAAGGAGCCCATAGAACTCAGGCTCCTTCTCGACAGGCGGGGTCATTTTGAGCCGATGCGCGATAAAGGGTCTGCCGATTTGGACCCTGTCAATGAGCGTACCGTTCCGGTAAAGCCTGAACTCATAGAAATTGGTCAGTATCAGGTTGGGGAATGTATGGAGGTAGCGTTTGAGTTGCTCTGTTGATTCGATATGATCGAGGTTCTCAACCTTCGGGTCTTTTGCCTCGATGTAGCCGACTATATGGTGTTTGCCGTCCCAGATCCTGAAGTCAGGGTTGCCTGCCTCGGTCTTTTTCGGAAGTGTTGTAATGTGGACCTTCCGTTTATCAGCAGATTCAGCGTAGCCGTTCAACAGATCTTCAAGAGTGGAATAATAACTCTCCTCTCTCGCATCTCCCCGGTTGGCAACATCGAGCAGTGATTTTATGTAGGACTTAATCAACGTGTCCCCCCTCCCTCTTGTGAATATTACATTTTTCGAAAATTTGCAAACTATTTCAATAACACTTCAGATTAATCGATGAAATAAACCGTGCCAGAGTTGTCCCTTCCGGTACCATTAACGGCCTGTTGCCTCAATACAATTGTATTATGAGCAGGAAGGAACTTTTCGCGAATCGCGACTTCGAGCATTTTTGGGACCCACTTGGCGAGAAGGAACGTTCCGCAGGACAATGCGCACTGTCTGAGTTCCGCGTGCCTTATGCGGAACGAGTTTGCGCAATTGAGTGAACTTCGAGCCATTAAGTGGGTAAAAAGCGCAGCGGAGCAGTGAGCGAAACAGTGTTCCTGCGAATACAACATTTGGGCAACAGACCATTGATGGAACTTCGAGTCTCGGGCGTCTATTTCTGGATGGCACAGCGAAATATTGTTCCGTCCAAGGCATAAAATTCAATTGCCGATTTATTGATTTTCACGAAATCGTGTTTATAATTAAAATAGTTGTTAGCGATCAGCTCTCAGCAGTCAGCCTTCAGCAAGACCGTGTAAATATTGTTTTTACCTGATAGCTGATCGCTGAAAGCTCATTTTACAGAGGTGAATGTATGAACTGGGAAAAATTGACCATAAAGGCTCAGGAGGTCGTGTCTGAAGCCCAGAAGAAGGCGGAATCGCTGGGCCATCAGCAGATCGAAAACGAGCACCTTCTCTACGCGCTTGTTACGCAGAAGGAAGGGATAATAAAACCATTGCTTGATAAGCTCGGCGCAAACGCCAATGCCATCCTCAATGATCTTGAACGGGAGCTGAAGAAAAAACCCCGCGTTGAAGGCTCGGCGCAGGTCTATATCTCGACGGCATTGAAGCGCGCCACTGACATTGCCTTCGAAGAGGCAGCGCGCCTGAAAGACGAATACGTCAGCACAGAGCATCTCCTTATCGGAATTACCGAGGTCAAGGAGGGTTATGCCTCACAGATCCTGAAAAATAACGGCGTTACCAAGGACAGTATCTACGCGGTGCTTAAGGATATACGGGGCACCCAGCGCATCACTGACCAGGCGCCGGAAGAAAAATACCAGGCACTCCAGAGGTACTGCCGTGACCTGACGGAAGAGGCGCGGAAGGGAAAGCTCGACCCTGTCATCGGCCGTGATGAAGAGGTGCGGAGGGTCATGCAGGTGCTCTCCAGGAGGACCAAGAATAACCCTGTCGTTATCGGTGAGCCGGGCGTAGGAAAGACAGCTATCGTTGAAGGTCTTGCGCAGCGGATTATCAGCGGCGACATACCTGAGACCCTGAAGAACAAGCGGGTGCTTTCCCTTGACCTGGGGGCATTGCTCGCAGGCGCAAAATACAGGGGAGAATTTGAGGACAGGCTCAAAGCGGTGCTCAAAGAGATCGATGAGGCCGCAGGCACGGTGATCCTTTTTATCGATGAGCTCCATACGATCGTTGGGGCAGGAGGCGCGCAGGGCGCCGTGGACGCGTCGAATATGCTGAAACCGGCGTTGGCACGCGGTGACCTCCGGTGTATCGGCGCCACGACCCTTGACGAATACAGAAAATATATTGAGAAGGACGCCGCCCTCGAGAGAAGGTTTCAGCCTGTCTATGTCGGTGAACCGTCGGTAGAAGAGACGATCGCGATCCTCCGGGGTTTGAAGGAAAAATATGAGCTTCACCACGGTGTACGGATAAAGGACTCTGCCCTCATCGCGGCCGCCACCCTGTCGCACAGGTACATCACGGACAGGTTCCTCCCCGACAAGGCGATAGACCTCATCGACGAATCATCGTCAAGGCTGAGAATGGAGATCGACAGCGTACCCACGGAGATCGATGAGGTTGAGCGTAAGATCATCCAGGTTCAGATAGAGATCGAGGCGCTCAAGAAGGAAAAGGACGAGGCATCGAAAGACAGAAAGAAGAAGCTCGAAGAAGAGCTGAAAGGGCTGAAGGCAGAGGTTGGCGAAAAGAGGAAACACTGGGAAAAGGAAAAGGCTCTCATAATGGGCATCGGGGAGGTCAAGGAAAAGATCGACCGCGCCAGGACCGAGGCAGATGAACTTGAGCGAAAAGGCGATTTCGGAAAGGTCGCGGAGATACGCTACGGGAGAATATCCGCGCTTGAGCAGGAGCTGCAGGCCAAGAACAAGGAACTTGTCGAGCTCCAAAAAAGCAGGAAGATGCTCAAGGAAGAGGTTGACGAAGAGGACATTGCAAGGGTCGTCTCGAAATGGACCGGCATCCCTGTGTCGAAGATGCTTGAGGGTGAGATGGAAAAGCTCGTCACCATGGAAGACCGTATCCACCTGCGCGTCATAGGCCAGGAAGAGGCGATAGAAGCGGTTTCAAGCACTATACGCCGCGCGCGGGCAGGGCTGCAGGATCCCAATAGGCCTCTCGGCTCTTTCCTCTTTCTGGGACCGACCGGCGTAGGCAAGACAGAGCTTGCGCGGGCACTCGCTGAATTCCTCTTTGACGACGAGCAGGCAATCGTCCGCATTGACATGAGCGAATTCATGGAAAAGCACTCTGTGTCAAGGCTCATAGGAGCGCCGCCGGGATATGTGGGCTACGAAGAGGGCGGCTACCTCACCGAGGCCGTCAGGAGAAGACCCTATTCCATCATCCTCCTCGATGAGGTGGAAAAGGCGCACCCCGAAGTCTTTAATGTCCTCCTCCAGGTGCTCGACGACGGAAGACTGACGGACGGCCAGGGCAGGACTGTGGATTTCAAGAATGCCGTCATCATCATGACATCCAACATCGGCAGCCAGTGGATCGCAGACCTCACCGATAAAGATTACGATGAGATGAAGCGGCGGGTCTCCGAGGCGGTGAAGACACATTTCAAGCCTGAGTTCATCAACAGGATCGACGACATCATCATATTCAAGTCCCTTTCCGCGGAAAACATCAAAGAGATCGTAAAACTCCAGCTCAATTATCTCACGAAGCGGGCAGCAGAGAGAAATATTGAGCTCAAGTATACTGAAAAGCTCAAAGAGATGATCGCGAAGGAAGGCTACGACCCGGCCTACGGGGCTCGCCCCCTGAAACGGATCATCCAGAAGAAGATACAGGACGCCCTCGCCCTGATGATACTGAAAGGTGAGGTAAAAGACGGGCAGAAGATCACCATCGACGCCAACGCGAAAGGGGAAGTGGTGTTCAAGTGATGCTGCGCATCAGTACACTAATTTCCCTTGACAACACCTCGAAATTGCTGGTATAAAATCCAATCACTGTAGGCGCATAGCTCAGTGGGGGAGCGCTACCCTGACACGGTAGAGGTCCGGGGTTCAAAACCCCGTGCGCCTACCATTTTTTTATCCGCATATCTCCATTGACAATGTATTACGGCTATTATAGATTCATTTATAGATTCATTGTAAGCACGCATATGCAGGAGGTTTAACATGAATATAACTAAGAAAAGTTTCTATATAGTTTTTATATGCCTCTTGGCCGTTGCCTTCACCGCCTGCCAGAGCTACCAGAGGCAGGTTGTTCCCTTTAAGATGCCTGCTGCTTATCCTAACGCCACCGGTGCTGCCGGTGCCGTCATCGCCTCCAGGGCATATGACAGCCAGGAAGCGAAGTCAATGTTCGGTTTTGATATAGTCGGCGCAGGCGTTATGCCTGTACAGGTCCTTTTTGACAACAAAGGCGAGCACCCTATTGAGATTGTCCCTGATCAGACCTTTCTCATAGACAGCGACA
This region of Syntrophorhabdaceae bacterium genomic DNA includes:
- a CDS encoding DUF262 domain-containing protein, whose amino-acid sequence is MSSSDLDIKFSTLGIGQVLNQNNLAVPVNQRSYAWERKHVETLLQDLAGAMAAPDESIYFLGTIVLTHGSGDRLEVSDGQQRLATISILIAAIRDYLSNRSNGEKQAANKYTSKYLLEYDEHEGDYIPKLKMNYRDNELFKRNVLHPLEDTKVECIYSSHDRIMEAKQVVQDYVQKIVAPFGESEKSKALYKWVEFVTSRAIVIVIKAPNSINAYKMFETLNDRGLKASQVDILKNFLFGTAAKRLDEIQSKWDAMINVIQNIGDDELTLNHIRHSWIAKNGPTVERDLAKSIQDTIGNMQQAIDIVSYFESSANYYVALLTPLEHPIWTKYGQTTRYHIHIITQVLKIEQIRPLMLAIAFNFCEDEAKKAFKLLLSISVRFLIYGISGSGGLEKNYGTLAKEISDGIITKTDQIIPKMTVNVPTDQAFEDAFKVNNVTKIALARYYLRAIEAYKRKEPNPEYGGVDDTIRYTLEHIMPLKLTAEWKISPEIASAYQRRLGNMVLLNPAVNVEIGNGSFPEKKKVFKDQTILTTQEISKITGLDWGSTQINERQIQLASVAPRIWSIKA
- a CDS encoding ATP-dependent Clp protease proteolytic subunit; the protein is MNPEIVYVSFVHPINWDTINPLIKLSNEIVNSGTKQMYLLMGSTGGFVDAGFAVYNHLLGLPIKVTTHNIGSIDSVANVIFLAGSRRLACENSTFLFHGVHWAFPSGAEVRRPQIMEIMTSIQAAENKMRDAIVSRSSLTVEEVDAFFMEGAMKDAAFALSKKFIDEIKPVNIPTGAPILNA
- the clpB gene encoding ATP-dependent chaperone ClpB; the encoded protein is MNWEKLTIKAQEVVSEAQKKAESLGHQQIENEHLLYALVTQKEGIIKPLLDKLGANANAILNDLERELKKKPRVEGSAQVYISTALKRATDIAFEEAARLKDEYVSTEHLLIGITEVKEGYASQILKNNGVTKDSIYAVLKDIRGTQRITDQAPEEKYQALQRYCRDLTEEARKGKLDPVIGRDEEVRRVMQVLSRRTKNNPVVIGEPGVGKTAIVEGLAQRIISGDIPETLKNKRVLSLDLGALLAGAKYRGEFEDRLKAVLKEIDEAAGTVILFIDELHTIVGAGGAQGAVDASNMLKPALARGDLRCIGATTLDEYRKYIEKDAALERRFQPVYVGEPSVEETIAILRGLKEKYELHHGVRIKDSALIAAATLSHRYITDRFLPDKAIDLIDESSSRLRMEIDSVPTEIDEVERKIIQVQIEIEALKKEKDEASKDRKKKLEEELKGLKAEVGEKRKHWEKEKALIMGIGEVKEKIDRARTEADELERKGDFGKVAEIRYGRISALEQELQAKNKELVELQKSRKMLKEEVDEEDIARVVSKWTGIPVSKMLEGEMEKLVTMEDRIHLRVIGQEEAIEAVSSTIRRARAGLQDPNRPLGSFLFLGPTGVGKTELARALAEFLFDDEQAIVRIDMSEFMEKHSVSRLIGAPPGYVGYEEGGYLTEAVRRRPYSIILLDEVEKAHPEVFNVLLQVLDDGRLTDGQGRTVDFKNAVIIMTSNIGSQWIADLTDKDYDEMKRRVSEAVKTHFKPEFINRIDDIIIFKSLSAENIKEIVKLQLNYLTKRAAERNIELKYTEKLKEMIAKEGYDPAYGARPLKRIIQKKIQDALALMILKGEVKDGQKITIDANAKGEVVFK
- a CDS encoding N-6 DNA methylase, with product MIKSYIKSLLDVANRGDAREESYYSTLEDLLNGYAESADKRKVHITTLPKKTEAGNPDFRIWDGKHHIVGYIEAKDPKVENLDHIESTEQLKRYLHTFPNLILTNFYEFRLYRNGTLIDRVQIGRPFIAHRLKMTPPVEKEPEFYGLLERFFAFSLPEVHDAKSLAIELAKRTRFLRDEVIAEQLVEEERKKSGYILGFYEAFKQYLIKDLSTKDFADLYSQTITYGLFAARSRSDNSFNRKLAYDYIPHTIGILRDIFHFVSIGDLPKEMEWIIDDIAEVLAVTNVNAILHKYFHEGKGKDPIVHFYETFLAEYDPATREKRGVYYTPEPVVSYIVRSLHHILKEHFNKPDGFASDKVTVLDPAAGTLTFLAEASKLAVEEFTAKYGSGKKEGFIKEHILKNFYAFELMMAPYAIGHLKMSFLLEELGCKLQDDDRVKLYLTNTLEMEDLPESQLPGTASLSEESHLAGKVKKEQPILVIMGNPPYSYDSSNIGKWIAQEIKFYYKVDGKSLNEKNPKGLQDDYVKFIRFAQWKIDQAGEGLLGFITNHGYLDNPTFRGMRQSLMNSFDEIYVLDLHGNSLKKEKCPDGSKDENVFDIKQGVAIMLCIKKKSGKKEHKVYHAEIWGTWENKYNWLLLNDIRTIEWDQLTPKSEFYLFYKRNVNFLTDYNQWLKITEVFVEYSTGMFTARDNLSIKLDRNEAWTTILNFSKLDRELARSAYKLGQDSTEWTVELAQKDLIESGLDQNKIVPILYRPFDIRHTYYTGKARGFHSRPRKKIMQHMFQENIGLITNRQVIGSFKHILCSNVIINDCTVSLETKERSYLFPLYLYPDSEKTTSNPKKRAFSSTMMLFEPEAGYEVRKPNFAPGFVEALTTHFKKTPDPETIFFYIYAVLYSNIYRTKYAEFLKIDFPRIPFTKDLGLFTKMAGHGKELVDLHLLKTPELDSPIAKFQGKGNDKVEKIGYDTKEGRVSINPSQYFEGVPDEVWQYQVGGYQVCEKWLKDRKGRTLSLDDTKHYSKIVTSLQKTIAIQKEIDLIYPAVEENTIKFEKGK